The proteins below come from a single Poecilia reticulata strain Guanapo linkage group LG5, Guppy_female_1.0+MT, whole genome shotgun sequence genomic window:
- the LOC103465322 gene encoding transmembrane protein 198-like isoform X2 codes for MADPTGLSPEGGGAGVAEVNSCSLEIERKYDIIPTVICSMCCLFGIIYCFFGYRCFKAVMFLSGLMFGSVIIFLLCHKEHILDTQLSVEASAGIGLGIGLLCGLVTMLVRSVGLFMTGLLLGLLLALAGLLVTHQFYTPTTLWVPLGTLLGTGMLFAVLTLQWQKAFTMLSTAVFGAAIMTVCADYFVEMLALANHVYDCLRLMPEPALCWYSWVILGIWPALSLIGVLIQWKMTGDSFSHTEVVISRRQKRVQLMRIREKDTKKRQQAELPAKSARSADGNRYIP; via the exons ATGGCTGATCCCACTGGGCTGAGCCCCGAGGGCGGGGGGGCAGGTGTGGCCGAGGTCAACTCCTGTAGTTTGGAAATTGAGCGAAAATATGACATCATCCCTACTGTCATCTGCTCCATGTGTTGCCTTTTTGGCATCATCTACTGTTTCTTTG GTTACCGCTGTTTCAAGGCCGTCATGTTCCTGTCCGGTCTCATGTTCGGCTCGGTCATCATCTTCCTGCTGTGCCACAAGGAGCACATTCTGGACACTCAGCTGAGCGTGGAGGCCAGCGCAGGCATCGGCCTCGGCATTGGCCTGCTGTGCGGCCTGGTCACCATGCTGGTGCGAAGCGTCGGCCTCTTCATGACCGGCCTGCTGCTGGGACTCCTGCTGGCTCTGGCCGGCCTGCTGGTCACTCACCAGTTCTACACGCCCACCACGCTGTGGGTGCCTCTGGGCACACTACTGGGCACCGGCATGCTGTTCGCCGTGCTGACGCTGCAGTGGCAGAAGGCCTTCACCATGCTATCCACGGCCGTGTTCGGAGCCGCCATCATGACTGTGTGCGCTGATTACTTTGTGGAGATGCTGGCTCTCGCCAATCACGTGTATGACTGCTTGCGCCTCATGCCCGAGCCGGCGCTGTGCTGGTACAGCTGGGTCATTCTGGGCATCTGGCCCGCCCTCAGCCTCATAGGAGTACTGATCCAGTGGAAGATGACGGGTGACAGCTTCTCACACACTGAGG TTGTCATCAGCCGGAGACAGAAGCGGGTTCAGCTGATGCGGATTCGAGAGAAGGACACCAAGAAGCGACAGCAGGCAG AGCTACCTGCAAAGTCTGCGAGATCGGCAGATGGGAACAGGTACATCCCTTAG
- the LOC103465322 gene encoding transmembrane protein 198-like isoform X1 — MADPTGLSPEGGGAGVAEVNSCSLEIERKYDIIPTVICSMCCLFGIIYCFFGYRCFKAVMFLSGLMFGSVIIFLLCHKEHILDTQLSVEASAGIGLGIGLLCGLVTMLVRSVGLFMTGLLLGLLLALAGLLVTHQFYTPTTLWVPLGTLLGTGMLFAVLTLQWQKAFTMLSTAVFGAAIMTVCADYFVEMLALANHVYDCLRLMPEPALCWYSWVILGIWPALSLIGVLIQWKMTGDSFSHTEVVISRRQKRVQLMRIREKDTKKRQQAGGQEGTYRRKATPVKRYAGDLLAPSYLQSLRDRQMGTGTSLSSLGTTNPTMVDMDCETGSMVPLTATTPVVRV, encoded by the exons ATGGCTGATCCCACTGGGCTGAGCCCCGAGGGCGGGGGGGCAGGTGTGGCCGAGGTCAACTCCTGTAGTTTGGAAATTGAGCGAAAATATGACATCATCCCTACTGTCATCTGCTCCATGTGTTGCCTTTTTGGCATCATCTACTGTTTCTTTG GTTACCGCTGTTTCAAGGCCGTCATGTTCCTGTCCGGTCTCATGTTCGGCTCGGTCATCATCTTCCTGCTGTGCCACAAGGAGCACATTCTGGACACTCAGCTGAGCGTGGAGGCCAGCGCAGGCATCGGCCTCGGCATTGGCCTGCTGTGCGGCCTGGTCACCATGCTGGTGCGAAGCGTCGGCCTCTTCATGACCGGCCTGCTGCTGGGACTCCTGCTGGCTCTGGCCGGCCTGCTGGTCACTCACCAGTTCTACACGCCCACCACGCTGTGGGTGCCTCTGGGCACACTACTGGGCACCGGCATGCTGTTCGCCGTGCTGACGCTGCAGTGGCAGAAGGCCTTCACCATGCTATCCACGGCCGTGTTCGGAGCCGCCATCATGACTGTGTGCGCTGATTACTTTGTGGAGATGCTGGCTCTCGCCAATCACGTGTATGACTGCTTGCGCCTCATGCCCGAGCCGGCGCTGTGCTGGTACAGCTGGGTCATTCTGGGCATCTGGCCCGCCCTCAGCCTCATAGGAGTACTGATCCAGTGGAAGATGACGGGTGACAGCTTCTCACACACTGAGG TTGTCATCAGCCGGAGACAGAAGCGGGTTCAGCTGATGCGGATTCGAGAGAAGGACACCAAGAAGCGACAGCAGGCAGGTGGGCAGGAAGGCACATACCGCCGTAAAGCCACCCCAGTGAAACGTTACGCTGGGGATCTACTGGCACCG AGCTACCTGCAAAGTCTGCGAGATCGGCAGATGGGAACAGGTACATCCCTTAGCAGCCTCGGCACCACCAACCCGACCATGGTCGACATGGACTGCGAGACCGGGTCCATGGTTCCCCTCACGGCCACGACTCCGGTCGTCAGGGTCTGA